The following proteins are encoded in a genomic region of Aliiroseovarius sp. F47248L:
- the hrpB gene encoding ATP-dependent helicase HrpB gives MSDTLPIQDAIPDLLVAIRQCGRAVLMAPPGAGKTTVVPLALLDAAVFEGKLVMLEPRRLAARAAAERMAQTLDEPVGKTVGYRIRGEAKVSAETRIEVVTEGILTRILQSDPSLAGIGAVIFDEFHERSLNADLGLALTWEAIQALRDDLKLVVMSATLDADPVAQLLNDAPIVRSDGRAFPVQTQYLPAPLPKTTRLPDATATLVRQALSETEGGVLVFLPGEGEIRRTEAALRPDLPADCHLHPLFGAMDFAAQRAAIAPATSGRKIVLATSIAETSLTIQDIRVVVDAGLSRRARFDPGSGMSRLVTERVSKAEAEQRRGRAGRVAPGICYRLWTKGEEGGLPPFPPAEIETADLAPLALELAAWGSPNGDGLAFLTPPNAGVLAEAQSLLQTLEVLDAEGRITSHGRTLARLPMHPRLGHMLTKAGPDAADLAALWGERDPLPRAAATDLSLRLEAIRDPKGFAARRGFAANRGVIERIRSEARRLRKLVKPAHSDLSDAQMAALAYPDRVGLRRPGDAPRFVLSGGKGAVTDEGDPLANTRLIVVTDTDGNPRDARIRQSIQISEAELRELFEVDIIWVDHCAWSKRDGRVVARRQECLGAVVMDDRMWKDVPDEVVAHAMLDGVHELGLRPSDAARRFIARVELLRVGGAELPDMSDAALLASLEDWLLPHLTGVKTTSDWKRFDLLDALRARLDWAQMSLLDREAPAHFVTPMGRKIPIDYAGEIPEISLRLQEMFGTTQHPMIGKTPLRVTLLSPAGRPVQTTTDIPNFWATSYQDVRKDMRGRYPKHPWPDDPTQADPTLRAKQRKG, from the coding sequence ATGAGTGATACGCTGCCCATCCAGGACGCCATACCCGACCTGCTCGTCGCCATTAGACAATGCGGGCGCGCCGTGCTCATGGCACCGCCGGGGGCCGGTAAAACCACTGTTGTGCCGCTGGCCTTGCTTGACGCCGCGGTGTTCGAAGGCAAGCTTGTGATGCTGGAGCCGCGCCGCCTGGCCGCCCGCGCCGCCGCCGAACGCATGGCACAGACCCTGGATGAGCCGGTTGGCAAAACAGTCGGCTATCGCATCCGGGGCGAAGCCAAGGTCAGCGCAGAAACCCGGATCGAGGTTGTTACAGAGGGCATTCTGACCCGGATCCTGCAATCCGACCCATCACTGGCAGGAATAGGCGCGGTGATCTTCGACGAATTTCACGAACGATCCCTGAACGCGGATCTTGGCCTTGCTCTGACATGGGAAGCCATTCAGGCTTTGCGCGACGATCTGAAATTGGTGGTGATGTCCGCCACGCTGGATGCGGACCCTGTGGCGCAACTTTTGAATGATGCGCCCATCGTGCGATCCGACGGGCGCGCTTTTCCAGTCCAGACCCAATATCTGCCCGCGCCACTGCCGAAAACGACTCGCCTGCCCGATGCAACCGCCACACTTGTGCGTCAGGCACTATCCGAAACCGAAGGTGGCGTCCTCGTGTTTCTGCCCGGCGAAGGCGAGATACGACGCACCGAAGCCGCCTTGCGCCCTGACTTGCCAGCAGACTGTCATCTGCACCCACTGTTTGGCGCGATGGACTTTGCAGCTCAACGCGCGGCGATTGCCCCGGCGACTTCGGGCCGCAAGATCGTGCTCGCCACATCCATTGCGGAAACATCGCTAACCATACAGGACATCCGTGTGGTGGTTGATGCAGGTCTTTCGCGCCGCGCCCGGTTCGACCCTGGTTCGGGCATGTCGCGGCTGGTAACAGAGCGTGTTTCAAAAGCTGAGGCTGAGCAGAGACGGGGACGCGCGGGGCGTGTGGCACCAGGCATCTGTTACCGGCTCTGGACGAAGGGGGAAGAAGGTGGGCTGCCCCCCTTTCCACCCGCCGAGATCGAGACCGCCGACTTGGCCCCTCTGGCTTTGGAGCTTGCGGCCTGGGGGTCACCCAACGGAGACGGGCTTGCCTTCCTGACGCCCCCGAATGCTGGTGTGCTGGCCGAGGCGCAATCGCTTCTTCAGACGCTTGAGGTGCTAGATGCCGAAGGGCGCATCACATCGCATGGGCGGACATTGGCCCGACTGCCCATGCACCCGCGTCTTGGGCATATGTTGACCAAGGCCGGTCCAGACGCCGCCGATCTTGCAGCACTTTGGGGCGAGCGTGACCCTCTGCCACGGGCGGCTGCAACCGATCTGTCGCTCAGGCTTGAGGCAATCCGCGATCCGAAAGGCTTTGCCGCTCGTCGTGGCTTCGCGGCCAATCGTGGTGTGATCGAGCGTATCCGGTCAGAAGCTCGGCGCCTGCGCAAGTTGGTCAAACCCGCTCATTCAGACCTGAGCGATGCCCAGATGGCCGCGCTGGCCTATCCCGATCGCGTGGGGCTGCGTCGTCCGGGGGATGCACCCCGGTTCGTTCTGTCCGGCGGCAAAGGGGCAGTGACGGACGAAGGCGATCCACTGGCCAACACCCGTCTGATTGTTGTCACCGACACTGATGGCAACCCGCGCGACGCTCGAATCCGACAGTCCATCCAGATCAGCGAAGCAGAGCTGCGCGAGTTGTTTGAAGTTGACATTATCTGGGTCGATCACTGTGCGTGGTCCAAGCGCGATGGGCGAGTGGTTGCGCGCCGCCAGGAATGCTTGGGCGCCGTCGTAATGGATGATCGCATGTGGAAGGATGTCCCAGACGAGGTCGTTGCGCACGCCATGCTGGACGGGGTTCATGAGCTGGGATTGCGCCCTTCAGACGCGGCCCGCCGCTTCATCGCGCGGGTCGAACTTCTGCGCGTGGGCGGGGCGGAGCTGCCGGACATGTCCGACGCTGCATTGCTGGCCAGTCTGGAGGATTGGCTGCTGCCGCATCTGACCGGCGTCAAGACTACATCGGATTGGAAACGCTTCGACCTGCTGGACGCCCTGCGAGCGCGGTTGGATTGGGCACAGATGTCGCTGCTTGACCGTGAAGCTCCTGCCCATTTCGTTACGCCAATGGGCCGCAAAATCCCGATAGACTACGCTGGCGAGATACCTGAAATTAGCCTGCGACTGCAGGAAATGTTCGGCACGACCCAGCATCCGATGATCGGAAAAACTCCTCTGCGCGTCACACTTTTGTCACCTGCCGGACGACCGGTCCAGACAACGACAGACATCCCGAATTTCTGGGCCACAAGCTATCAGGACGTGCGAAAAGACATGCGCGGGCGATACCCCAAACACCCATGGCCCGATGATCCGACGCAAGCCGATCCAACCTTGCGGGCCAAACAACGAAAGGGCTGA
- a CDS encoding NUDIX hydrolase has translation MSSLLKQAWKEVVAPMFQRPNRVQVAALCYRGSGDDKEVLLVTSRGTGRWILPKGWPMDGKDAAEAARQEAWEEAGVSEGQLDHAPIGAFESDKEMDFGGIARCTTTVFPLKVEKLSDDFPEADERTRTWVSANQAADMVKEKDLQKLLQEF, from the coding sequence ATGTCTTCATTGCTAAAACAGGCCTGGAAAGAGGTCGTCGCCCCCATGTTCCAACGCCCCAACCGGGTGCAAGTCGCAGCTCTTTGCTATCGTGGATCTGGCGACGATAAAGAAGTTCTGTTGGTGACATCTCGTGGCACCGGGCGCTGGATCCTGCCCAAAGGCTGGCCAATGGATGGCAAAGACGCCGCCGAAGCAGCCCGTCAGGAAGCATGGGAAGAAGCTGGTGTGTCAGAAGGTCAGTTGGACCATGCCCCAATCGGTGCCTTTGAGTCTGACAAAGAAATGGATTTCGGCGGCATTGCACGCTGTACGACCACCGTTTTCCCGTTGAAAGTCGAAAAATTGTCCGATGACTTCCCCGAAGCCGATGAACGCACACGGACGTGGGTCTCGGCGAATCAAGCGGCGGATATGGTCAAAGAAAAAGACCTTCAGAAGCTTCTGCAGGAATTCTAA